In the genome of Candidatus Kinetoplastibacterium desouzaii TCC079E, the window ATTTAAGTGGAGGTATATTAATTATTATTTAATGTTACGAGTTATAAACCACTGTTGAGCTATGGATAGTATATTGTTAATACACCAATACAAAACTAATCCTGACGGAAAGAAAAACATCATCCCACCAAATACTAGAGGCATTATCATCATAATTTTTGCTTGAAGAGGATCAGGTGGAGCTGGATTTAATTTTATTTGAATGATCATAGTTATAATCATTACTATAGGTAGTATAAAATAAGGATCCCTAGTGGACAAATCATTAATCCATAAAATCCAAGGAGCCCCTCTCATTTCAACGCTTGATAGCAACACCCAATAAAGAGATATAAATACTGGTATTTGTACAAGTATAGGCAAACAACCACCTAAAGGGTTGATTTTTTCTTTACGGTACATTTCCATTACAGCTGAGTTAAATTGTTGCGCATCATCGCCATACTGTTTTCTTAGAGCTTGTATTCTCGGAGAGATATCTTTTAGTTTAGACATGGATCTATAACTTTTTGAAGCTAGTGGAAAGAATAGTATCTTTATCATTAGCGTAAGTATTACAATGGACCATCCCCAATTTTTTATAAAAGAATATATAAAGTTCATTAATGAAAAAATAGGTTTGGCTATTATAGTGAATATTCCATAATCTACAACTAAATCCAATCCATTTGCTATAGATGCCATTTTGTTTTGATCTTGTGGCCCTACCCATAGTTGGGATTCATTTTCTAAAAAACCATTAGGCTCTATACTTTTTAAAGATTGGATAGTTCTGATTGCAAATATTTTTTTATTCTTATCTAGTTCTATTATCTCATTTCTGCGTGTCGAATTTTCTGTTGGTATCCATGCAGTAGTAAAGTAATGCTGCACCATAGCTATCCAACCATTATCAGTTTTTTGTATATATTTGGCTTTATTTTTAGAGACATCTTGAAATGAAATTTTTTGAAATTTTTCTTTTTCAGAAAAAACAGCCATTC includes:
- the yidC gene encoding membrane protein insertase YidC, which gives rise to MDIKRTILWIIFSFSLLVIWNNWQIEKTQKSDVLLFDNKKPKSEEQTINNHLSTNSEIIKNNLNIQNSEFTTLENGVLKITFSNNGAQLVKAELLNYSDNNKKPISLLNLTDDFTYIVQSGLIGSSSLPNHYSKFNLNYKTQDADKSEAEFSCEQNGVLLIKKFILENGKYNIQVKHKIINKSENILNSNIYFQIMRDNSEPTESSRFYNTFTGMAVFSEKEKFQKISFQDVSKNKAKYIQKTDNGWIAMVQHYFTTAWIPTENSTRRNEIIELDKNKKIFAIRTIQSLKSIEPNGFLENESQLWVGPQDQNKMASIANGLDLVVDYGIFTIIAKPIFSLMNFIYSFIKNWGWSIVILTLMIKILFFPLASKSYRSMSKLKDISPRIQALRKQYGDDAQQFNSAVMEMYRKEKINPLGGCLPILVQIPVFISLYWVLLSSVEMRGAPWILWINDLSTRDPYFILPIVMIITMIIQIKLNPAPPDPLQAKIMMIMPLVFGGMMFFFPSGLVLYWCINNILSIAQQWFITRNIK